A genomic stretch from Bacillus sp. N1-1 includes:
- a CDS encoding aminotransferase class V-fold PLP-dependent enzyme — protein MRYQESVIPQMSVEEASKKQFEIVDFITKEFKDNEMFQDGDRGVHPIYKRPRTTAKVEKVMANVFGANQAVLVRGSGTGAIRSLLSALLEPGESMIIHSAPIYMTTKETIRMLGLRTEEVDFNDFDALKQNVIRSEAKVFYIQHARQQPIDTYQLKEVIQIVKSIKPEMIVIVDDNYCALKMPCIGVQAGADYSTFSGFKLLGPEGIGVVVGESAIETIQQRNYSGGSQVQGPEAMELLRALPFAPVSLAIQSQQVEILCELLNEGEVYGVKEAYITNSQSKNVIVELKEPVAQEVIERSKTFGAATYPVGAESRFELVPMIYRISGSFLESTPKLFDYGLRINPMKAGAETVIRILQKALRGE, from the coding sequence TTGAGATATCAGGAATCTGTCATACCTCAGATGTCGGTTGAAGAAGCATCAAAAAAGCAGTTTGAAATTGTAGATTTTATTACTAAAGAATTTAAGGATAATGAAATGTTCCAAGATGGTGATCGCGGTGTGCATCCGATCTATAAGCGTCCTAGAACAACTGCGAAAGTTGAAAAAGTGATGGCGAATGTATTTGGAGCTAATCAAGCGGTACTTGTGCGAGGATCGGGTACTGGTGCCATTCGCTCGCTCTTAAGTGCCCTCCTCGAACCGGGAGAATCCATGATCATTCACTCTGCACCTATTTATATGACAACTAAAGAAACGATTCGAATGCTTGGATTACGAACTGAAGAAGTTGATTTTAATGATTTCGATGCCCTTAAACAGAATGTTATACGTTCAGAAGCAAAGGTTTTCTATATCCAACACGCAAGACAGCAACCAATCGATACGTATCAGCTTAAAGAAGTTATTCAGATAGTGAAATCAATCAAACCTGAAATGATAGTAATTGTTGATGACAATTATTGTGCCTTGAAAATGCCTTGCATTGGGGTCCAAGCCGGTGCGGATTACTCTACTTTTTCCGGATTTAAGCTACTAGGTCCTGAAGGGATTGGAGTGGTGGTAGGAGAGAGTGCAATCGAAACCATTCAGCAGCGAAATTATTCTGGAGGTAGCCAGGTTCAAGGGCCAGAAGCGATGGAGTTGCTTAGGGCATTACCTTTTGCCCCGGTCTCGTTAGCTATTCAGAGTCAGCAAGTTGAAATTTTGTGTGAGTTGTTAAACGAAGGTGAAGTGTATGGAGTGAAAGAAGCTTATATTACAAACTCTCAATCAAAGAATGTCATTGTTGAATTGAAGGAGCCAGTTGCTCAAGAAGTGATTGAGCGAAGTAAGACATTTGGAGCAGCAACCTATCCAGTTGGTGCTGAATCCCGGTTTGAACTAGTGCCAATGATTTATCGAATATCTGGTAGTTTCCTTGAGAGTACACCAAAATTATTTGACTACGGTTTACGTATTAATCCAATGAAAGCTGGAGCAGAGACCGTTATCCGTATTCTTCAAAAAGCTTTGCGTGGAGAGTAA